From one Colletotrichum destructivum chromosome 3, complete sequence genomic stretch:
- a CDS encoding Putative mannose-6-phosphate isomerase, type I, rmlC-like cupin domain superfamily — protein sequence MTSQNTVFQLSGTCNNYGWGRKGHDSLAARLCENSPGDFKIDDNEAYSEMWFGDYPDFPARVLETGELLKDVLDRNKETLLGPKVVRDLDAQLPYLPKILSIAKALPLQIHPNKALASRLHEQDPDAFTDSNHKPEIAVALGRFEVFAGFKPLDHISPVFNIPALRDFIPDGTSTWTDETLREVTRRILLADEAAVEKAARALAETPRGDLGDNAYVADLLPRLQEQYGAGDPGTLVALLCMNFLTLEAGDALYIPADGIHAYLSGDIVECMARSNNVLNTGFCPPGDRDNVDLFSKTLTFKAHSREDVLLPAEASPRGARGRTVVYPPPLREFDMLKTDLDAENGTEVIKAGEGPAVAIVTDGEGVLEADGKRFDVKAGYIFFIAHGVEAKWETKGTMQIFTTVV from the coding sequence ATGACTTCACAAAACACAGTCTTTCAGCTAAGCGGCACATGTAACAACTACGGCTGGGGTCGCAAGGGCCATGACTCCCTTGCCGCCCGCCTGTGCGAGAACTCGCCCGGCGACTTCAAgatcgacgacaacgaggcCTACTCGGAGATGTGGTTCGGCGACTACCCCGACTTCCCCGCCCGCGTGCtcgagacgggcgagctgctcaaggacgtcctcgaccgcAACAAGGAGACGCTGCTCGGGCCCAAGGTCGTCCgggacctcgacgcccagctCCCCTACCTGCCCAAGATCCTCTCCATCGCAAAGGCCCTGCCGCTCCAGATCCACCCCAACAAGGCCCTCGCGAGCCGGTTGCACGAGCAGGACCCGGACGCCTTCACCGACTCGAACCACAAGCCTGAaatcgccgtcgccctcggccgctttGAGGTCTTCGCCGGCTTCAAGCCCCTCGACCACATCTCCCCCGTCTTCAACATTCCCGCGCTGCGCGACTTCATCCCGGACGGCACCTCGACCTGGACCGACGAGACGCTGCGCGAGGTGACGCGCCGCATCTTGCtagccgacgaggccgccgtcgagaaggccgcccgAGCgctcgccgagacgccgcgcggggacctcggcgacaacGCCTACGTCGCCGACCTGCTGCCCCGCCTGCAGGAGCAgtacggcgccggcgacccgGGAACCCTCGTTGCGCTGCTGTGCATGAACTTCCTgacgctcgaggccggcgacgccctctacatccccgccgacggcatccaCGCCTACCTGTCgggcgacatcgtcgagtGCATGGCGCGCTCCAACAACGTCCTCAACACGGGCTTCTGCCCGCCCGGCGACCGCGACAACGTCGACCTCTTCAGCAAAACGCTGACGTTCAAGGCGCACAGCAGGGAGGACGTGCTGCTGCCCGCCGAGGCGAGCCCGCGCGGCGCCCGGGGCCGCACGGTGGTgtacccgccgccgctgcgcgAGTTCGACATGCTCAAGACGGACCTGGACGCGGAGAACGGGACCGAGGTCATcaaggcgggcgagggaCCCGCGGTGGCCATCGTcacggacggcgagggcgtcttGGAGGCCGACGGAAAGAGGTTTGACGTCAAGGCCGGGtacatcttcttcatcgcccacggcgtcgaggccaagtGGGAGACCAAGGGCACCATGCAAATCTTCACGACGGTTGTTTGA
- a CDS encoding Putative ankyrin repeat-containing domain superfamily, with amino-acid sequence MSFSPPPTPDLDRLSKLPTELYLLILEEIGKETIGNQQRNCLRPSRPAWASLPPGFPPSWALGREDAATNADAKEHTESVYPSIDLLNASTINSKYRDKYLQIALRLDAESENPRAIYHAAVNNHTTLLRQALGQDGARPDHVPHGLALPLITPLMLAAVQGNVDAVDLLLGHGANPGYEFHSAGFNVWRPRPGLFSTSYDTMLKEPEDVGVVTKVTPAHCAMAAVQNADRIAWKILRAAPDEFWPNSANANTKLLAFAVAADLVDLIESFVVWRADFNHGGLTVDYLSIPVLHHAVSGAMVRKLLDLGAPLHTPPHVGLNALHAVCLRSTDCHTAIEELVRRGVDVDEATAGGRQRSTLINIRPCLLVRTPQTALNFACRRLNLPHIRALLRLGANPLGVAQASKTTNCDHDNGEFRMVTPFHDLFLPDDLSESLTAGRGTALRKTLYEVVRGMLAHPHGRRALSLRQSVRFDTRDVDSKIDQRYWVERSILKREDYGEFTPFQLFFMRPLVDDERIPAMMLSVSKPEIRLQINMTTRPYGVTPLLALLSHRFDHGVGEESFYRPQLVEWLLKNGADPNIADSEGFTPLHYAAFWLDDRAVDLLLAYGASVENRHLVLPTPLEVVLGRVYTEDHGTVDLRDSIWRQMVRLIEQDREQGPADMFGIQSCIKRWQPGGPLPLCSLPGFEVKFRRHVSSGVFFYNESGDQSLHEELRKTGLVPVLTQHALERKARIFEVLLQANGTLPLPIPRWYNWSQGKVYRNSVLDWAAATGQHQYFLERLWAMGGMELVGDVRPSFEYKTVGWGESRENWDRYKRMVVEHAVYQ; translated from the coding sequence ATGTCTTTTTCTCCGCCTCCCACCCCAGACCTCGACCGATTAAGCAAGCTGCCTACTGAACTCTACCTTCTTATCCTAGAAGAAATAGGCAAAGAGACCATAGGAAACCAGCAGAGAAACTGTCTACGCCCTTCACGTCCGGCCTGGGCATCGCTGCCACCGGGTTTCCCGCCCTCGTGGGCCCTGGGGCGTGAGGATGCAGCCACCAATGCCGATGCGAAGGAGCATACGGAGTCGGTATACCCCTCTATAGACCTGCTGAACGCGAGTACAATTAACAGCAAATACCGTGATAAATATCTCCAGATCGCTCTTCGATTGGATGCTGAAAGCGAAAACCCGAGAGCCATCTATCACGCCGCTGTGAACAACCACACTACCCTTCTCCGCCAGGCTCTTGGCCAGGACGGGGCCCGGCCAGATCATGTGCCCCACGGCCTTGCGCTGCCCTTGATCACGCCGCTGATGCTGGCTGCCGTGCAAGGAAACGTAGATGCCGTCGATctgcttctcggccatggtgcaAATCCTGGCTATGAGTTTCACTCGGCTGGATTCAACGTCTGGCGACCTAGACCTGGACTCTTCAGCACGAGCTACGACACCATGCTCAAGGAGCCGGAGGATGTAGGTGTTGTGACCAAGGTAACCCCCGCCCATTGCGCCATGGCGGCTGTCCAGAATGCCGACAGAATCGCTTGGAAGATACTGCGCGCAGCTCCGGATGAGTTCTGGCCAAATTCCGCCAACGCAAATACCAAGCTTCTCGCCTTTGCGGTCGCCGCGGACCTGGTTGATCTGATCGAAAGCTTTGTAGTTTGGCGCGCAGACTTCAACCACGGCGGTCTCACAGTAGACTACCTATCTATTCCAGTCCTCCACCACGCCGTCTCGGGCGCAATGGTCAGGAAACTGCTCGATCTTGGCGCGCCGCTTCACACGCCACCCCATGTTGGGCTCAATGCTCTACATGCCGTCTGTCTCCGTTCGACCGACTGCCATACCGCGATCGAGGAActcgtccgccgcggcgttgacgtggacgaggccacggccggcgGAAGACAACGCAGCACTCTCATCAACATCCGCCCGTGTCTTCTCGTGAGAACCCCCCAGACTGCTCTGAACTTCGCCTGCAGGCGTCTCAACCTTCCGCACATCAGGGCTCTCTTGAGACTAGGCGCGAACCCTCTGGGCGTGGCTCAGGCATCGAAGACAACGAACTGCGACCACGACAATGGCGAGTTCCGCATGGTTACGCCGTTTCACGACCTATTTCTCCCCGACGACCTATCAGAAAGCCTCACTGCGGGCAGAGGCACCGCATTGCGCAAGACTCTCTACGAGGTCGTTCGTGGGATGCTGGCACACCCCCACGGCCGACGGGCGCTGTCGCTCAGACAAAGCGTCCGTTTCGATACACGGGACGTGGATTCCAAAATCGACCAGAGGTACTGGGTCGAAAGGAGTATCTTGAAGCGCGAGGATTACGGTGAGTTCACCCCCTTTCAACTCTTCTTCATGCGTCCACTGGTAGACGACGAGCGTATCCCCGCGATGATGCTTTCCGTAAGCAAGCCGGAAATCCGACTGCAGATCAACATGACAACACGGCCGTACGGTGTAACGCCTCTTTTGGCTCTCCTGAGTCATCGCTTCGaccacggcgtcggcgaggaaaGCTTCTACAGGCCCCAACTAGTCGAGTGGCTTTTGAAGAACGGCGCCGACCCGAACATAGCCGACAGTGAAGGCTTCACCCCTCTTCACTACGCAGCCTTCTGGCTCGACGACAGAGCCGTCGATTTACTGTTGGCGTACGGCGCCAGCGTCGAGAACCGCCACTTGGTCCTGCCCACGCCCTTGGAGGTTGTTCTCGGCCGCGTTTATACAGAAGACCACGGGACGGTCGACCTGCGAGATAGCATATGGAGGCAGATGGTCAGGCTAATTGAGCAGGACCGTGAGCAAGGACCGGCAGACATGTTTGGCATTCAGTCCTGCATCAAACGTTGGCAGCCTGGCGGCCCGCTGCCGCTATGTAGTCTTCCTGGTTTCGAGGTCAAGTTCAGACGCCATGTCTCGAGTGGCGTTTTCTTCTACAACGAGAGCGGCGATCAGAGCCTGCACGAGGAACTACGGAAGACGGGTCTTGTTCCGGTGTTGACCCAGCATGCACTCGAGCGTAAAGCGCGCATCTTTGAGGTCCTCTTACAGGCCAACGGGACCCTCCCTTTGCCCATCCCGAGGTGGTATAACTGGTCTCAAGGTAAGGTCTACAGGAACAGCGTTCTCGACTGGGCGGCCGCGACGGGCCAGCATCAGTATTTCCTCGAGAGGCTTTGGGCAATGGGTGGGATGGAGTTGGTCGGGGACGTCCGCCCCTCGTTCGAGTACAAGACTGTGGGTTGGGGAGAATCCCGTGAGAATTGGGACCGTTACAAGAGGATGGTCGTTGAACATGCCGTGTATCAATAG
- a CDS encoding Putative glycolipid transfer protein, with protein MAAQIPPGGTYLDTFKQSFVNVPVDAERENAIATTEFLDAAESLTTIFDALGGVAFGPVKSDMGGNIKKIRERQLAAPGQSATLQDLVKNELATKKHVATEGLLWLTRGLEFTCIALSQNVAKESEELSDSFRNAYSTTLKPHHSFLVKPIFSAAMSACPYRKDFYAKLGSDQAKIAAELRVYLAALEKIVGILKGFLASKDAKF; from the exons ATGGCAGCTCAGATCCCCCCTGGCGGCACTTACCTCGACACCTTCAAGCAGTCGTTTGTTAAcgtccccgtcgacgccgagaggGAGAATGCCATTGCTACCaccgagttcctcgacgccgccgaatCCCTGACCACCATCTTTG ATGCCCTTGGTGGCGTTGCATTTGGTCCCGTCAAGAGCGACATGGGCGGCAACATCAAG AAAATTCGTGAGCGCCAGCTGGCTGCCCCCGGCCAGTCTGCCACTCTCCAGGACCTCGTCAAGAACGAGCTGGCCACCAAGAAGCACGTCGCCACCGAGGGCCTCCTCTGGCTGACTCG TGGCCTCGAGTTCACCTGCATCGCCCTGAGCCAGAACGTCGCCAAGGAGTCTGAGGAGCTCTCCGACTCGTTCCGCAACGCCTACTCGACCACCCTCAAGCCTCACCACAGCTTCCTTGTGAAGCCTATCTTCAGCGCCGCCATGAGCGCCTGCCCCTACCGCAAGGACTTCTATGCCAAGCTGGGCTCCGACCAGGCCAAGATCGCGGCCGAGCTCCGCGTCTacctcgccgctctcgaAAAGATTGTCGGCATCCTCAAGGGTTTCCTCGCAAGCAAGGACGCCAAGTTCTAA
- a CDS encoding Putative hydroxylase/desaturase AsaB, which yields MALGTTQQQLLPDTARRTVVTTINYYDDPGDGSPPTPIIVGGQKVTNERKMTPRTMTVTDITGDEDKFALDTHGFQYIRHTSAEKDFVDEEQVKTVYYPEMEKVYKDITGANRVVIFNHQIRRGPANWHTLGERNTEHRGPLHKAHVDQSYDGAIMMARHHLGDEADELLKRRFQIINIWRPIKTVQKDPLAVADGNTVAEEDLVPGAIIYPRHRAETWTIKPNPAHRWYFKNRQRPDEPLLIKCFDSDASVVRRAAHCAFRDPDMDDMECRQSIDIRALVFH from the exons ATGGCACTGGGGACGACACAGCAACAGCTCTTGCCAGACACGGCCCGCCGTACGgtcgtcaccaccatcaactACTACGACGACCCCGGCGATGGGTCTCCTCCAACCCCAATCATCGTAGGGGG TCAAAAAGTCACAAATGAGAGGAAAATGACGCCTCGGACCATGACTGTGACCGACAtcacgggcgacgaggacaagtTCGCCCTTGACACGCACGGCTTCCAGTACATCCGTCACACAAGCGCCGAAAAGGactttgtcgacgaggagcaggtcAAGACCGTTTACTATCCCGAGATGGAAAAAGTGTACAAGGACAT CACGGGGGCCAACCGGGTCGTCATCTTCAATCACCAGATCCGTCGGGGCCCGGCCAACTGGCACACACTGGGCGAGCGTAACACGGAGCACCGCGGCCCGCTGCACAAGGCCCACGTCGACCAGTCGTACGACGGCGCCATCATGATGGCGAGGcaccacctcggcgacgaggccgatgaaCTCCTCAAGCGCCGCTTCCAGATCATCAACATCTGGCGGCCCATCAAGACGGTCCAAAAGGACCCgctcgccgttgccgacggGAACacggtcgccgaggaggaccttgTCCCCGGCGCCATCATCTACCCCAGGCACCGCGCCGAGACGTGGACCATCAAGCCGAACCCGGCGCACCGCTGGTACTTTAAAAACAGGCAGCGGCCGGACGAGCCGTTGCTCATCAAGTGTTTCGACTCGGACGCGTCCGTGGTCAGACGGGCGGCCCATTGTGCGTTCCGCGACCCGGACATGGACGACATGGAGTGTCGGCAGAGCATCGACATTCGGGCTCTGGTGTTTCATTGA
- a CDS encoding Putative phospholipase D/Transphosphatidylase translates to MGLMTTSDHGHKEKEKEKEGGGSFMDKLKKPFRELEEKLEGTHLHDAKVHIVHKKHQIGKLANLFNANHRHDEEHEKATDDKRAKIAEEHRFNSFFPERDGNLIKWYVDGRDYFWAVSEALEAAKETIYICDWWLSPELFLRRPPYFNQEWRLDQVLKRRAEAGVQIYIIVYREVEAALTCNSAHTKHALQALCPEGTPGYGNIKIMRHPDHNFMSNGADMTFYWAHHEKFIVIDYAMAFIGGLDLCFGRWDSHTHPLADVHPEGVQNEVWPGQDFNNNRIMDFQNVQDWKQNELSKAEYGRMPWHDVSMGLVGPCVYDIAEHFVLRWNFVKRDKYKRDDRFDWIQLRGRLGDDEDLVGVQRPKHPVGEYLTHPLNEQSLHNLENKGTMHAQIVRSSADWSSGILTDHSIQNAYAEIISKAEHFVYIENQFFITATGDQQTPIRNTIGRAIVDAVVRAGKEGRKFRVIILIPAIPGFAGDLRDDAATGTRAIMDYQYKSICRGEHSIFEQVKKEGVDPRQHIFFFNLRSYDRLNKTSSVDKREKDTGVKYAEVQRAQAEEVMGTGIHGSNDPTEKERDEHMGGKAEQTGMGREAAAASALDAKRRFEASLGDSQLKGEFSVAHHAMANSGSIEDEPWDDDDPETEVRNWIQEELYIHSKLLIVDDRIVVCGSSNLNDRSQLGYHDSELSIVMEDTKRVPSTMDGKPFEAGWHATSLRRYLWREHLGLLPAQDLDGSEDPNARPPGHSPNDAWDRDETWKFVEDPMSDDLWNMWTENATKNTDLYRHIFHADPDDHIKTFDDYDRYLPPKGVKAGHIFDQFMPAADARKKIDQIKGHLVWFPLDFLRDAEMAEKGLQVNQITESIYT, encoded by the exons ATGGGGCTTATGACGACCAGCGATCATGGTcacaaggagaaggagaaggagaaggagggcggcggtaGCTTCATGGACAAGCTGAAGAAGCCTTTCCGCGAACTGGAAGAGAAGCTCGAAGGGACCCATCTTCACGACGCAAAGGTCCACATTGTTCACAAGAAGCACCAGATTGGCAAGCTCGCCAACCTC TTCAACGCCAACCACCGCCACGACGAAGAGCACGAAAAGGCCACGGACGACAAGCGAGCCAAGATCGCCGAGGAGCACCGCTTCAACTCCTTCTTCCCGGAGCGCGACGGTAATCTGATCAAGTGGTatgtcgacggccgcgacTACTTCTGGGCCGTctccgaggccctcgaggccgccaaggagaCCATCTACATCTGCGACTGGTGGTTGTCGCCCGAGCTGTTCCTGCGCCGCCCCCCTTACTTCAACCAGGAATGGAGGCTCGATCAGGTCCTGAAGcgccgcgccgaggccggcgtccagATCTACATCATCGTCTAccgcgaggtcgaggctgcTCTGACCTGCAACTCGGCCCACACCAAGCATGCGCTGCAGGCCCTGTGTCCCGAGGGCACACCCGGCTACGGCAACATCAAGATCATGCGTCATCCCGACCACAACTTCATGTCCAACGGCGCCGATATGACCTTTTACTGGGCCCATCACGAAAagttcatcgtcatcgactACGCCATGgccttcatcggcggcctggatCTCTGCTTCGGTCGCTGGGACAGCCACACGCATCCCCTGGCCGACGTCCACCCCGAGGGCGTCCAGAACGAGGTCTGGCCGGGACAGgacttcaacaacaaccgAATCATGGACTTCCAGAACGTCCAGGACTGGAAGCAGAACGAGCTGAGCAAGGCCGAGTATGGCCGCATGCCCTGGCACGATGTTTCTATGGGACTCGTCGGGCCGTGTGTTTACGACATCGCCGAGCATTTCGTGCTGCGTTGGAACTTTGTGAAGCGCGACAAGTACAAGCGCGACGACCGTTTCGACTGGATCCAGTTGCGcgggcgtctcggcgacgacgaggatcttgTGGGGGTCCAACGGCCTAAGCATCCCGTTGGAGAATATCTCACCCACCCCCTCAACGAGCAGAGCCTGCACAACCTGGAGAACAAGGGGACTATGCATGCCCAGATTGTGCGTTCAAGCGCCGACTGGTCCAGCGGTATCCTGACGGACCACTCGATCCAGAACGCCTACGCCGAGATCATCAGCAAGGCCGAGCACTTTGTGTACATTGAGAACCAGTTCTTCATCACGGCGACAGGCGACCAGCAGACGCCCATCCGCAACACCATCGgccgcgccatcgtcgacgccgtcgtccgggCCGGCAAGGAGGGTCGCAAGTTCCGCGTCATCATCCTTATCCCCGCCATTCCCGGTTTCGCCGGCGATCTGCGGGACGATGCCGCTACGGGCACCCGTGCCATCATGGACTACCAGTACAAATCCATCTGCCGTGGAGAGCACTCCATCTTCGAGCAggtcaagaaggagggcgtCGATCCCAGGCAAcacatcttcttcttcaacctgCGCTCCTACGACCGTCTGAACAAGACGTCGTCGGTGgacaagagagaaaaggacACGGGCGTCAAGTACGCCGAGGTCCAGCGCgcgcaggccgaggaggtcatGGGTACGGGCATCCACGGGTCGAATGACCCCACCGAGAAGGAGCGCGACGAGCACATgggcggcaaggccgagcAGACGGGCATGGGCcgagaggcggcggcggcgagtgcGTTGGACGCGAAACGGCGGTTCGAGGCCAGCCTCGGCGACAGTCAGCTGAAGGGCGAGTTTTCCGTCGCCCACCACGCCATGGCCAACTCCGGCAGCATTGAGGACGAGCCgtgggacgacgacgatcctGAGACGGAGGTCCGCAACTGGATCCAGGAGGAGCTCTACATCCACTCGAAgctcctcatcgtcgacgaccgcaTCGTCGTGTGCGGCTCCAGCAACCTCAACGACCGCAGCCAGCTCGGTTACCACGACAGCGAGTTGAGTATCGTCATGGAAGACACAAAGCGCGTGCCCAGCACCATGGACGGGAAGCCGTTCGAGGCCGGGTGGCACGCGACCTCGCTGCGACGGTACCTGTGGCGCGAGcacctcggcctgctcccTGCACAGGACCTGGATGGGTCCGAAGACCCCAACGCGCGACCGCCCGGCCACTCGCCCAACGACGCGTGGGACCGTGACGAGACGTGGAAATTCGTTGAGGACCCGATGAGCGACGACCTGTGGAACATGTGGACCGAGAATGCCACCAAGAACACGGACCTGTACAGACACATCTTCCATGCCGACCCCGATGACCACA TCAAAACCTTTGACGACTATGATAGATACCTGCCCCCGAAGGGTGTCAAGGCCGGCCACATCTTCGACCAGTTCATGCCCGCTGCCGACGCGCGTAAGAAGATTGACCAGATCAAGGGCCACCTCGTGTGGTTCCCGCTCGACTTCTTGAGAGACGCTGAGATGGCCGAGAAGGGGTTGCAGGTGAACCAGATTACCGAGAGTATTTATACCTGA